In the Flagellimonas sp. HMM57 genome, one interval contains:
- a CDS encoding Sip1-related alpha-galactosidase gives MILNMFKSILTLLVLANVLYSCSQENILQVHDGESGINISFKGIDRLTGLKVAGPAYANESTNPIDAKIVGDFVAVRLTTKGDPINGPEEFYGSFFDSIPGFEKGITLWRYKPWNAWTKPILINGPDEIEDWDVQFFYWRYDDGLYGSVMPMSGNGYRTTLGKKDGKFGAKSTSLGPPEANMDTVPQMLIGFGDDPYELFRLLYKTGITEMGMPENMQEKKPYPERMDFIGWCTWNASDNGKQLTEDFVVESVKTFTDNDFPLGWVMIDDGWFDHKNRMLNSLRPDPEKFPKGFTAMNKRLKEECGIEEIGVWHTLNGYWNGINIDSELGEKYKDELFSWETKPWAVPSDSLDSKTYHFIKPDSPALPEFYQEMHQYFKDEGFSFLKVDNQLVTEQMAPKNYPVFTLSKKMHKALYNSADEFFDGTIINCMNMTAEAYLNFGTSAVARSVEDYFPAEEESGVGYKLPYGNAAVHLVMGLYNSLYFQHMVYPDLDMFESYNPDGEFHALARAMNNGPVYITDKPGEQDFEILRRLCYSDGRLIRPSKALTPTQDCLFQIQEAKPFKAFSMSGNVGLLGVWNMADTDTVEGQISANDVYGIDGDEFIVYEYFSKMHWNLKRDDTLDVMLSRMQTQLFFIIPAKENVGVLGLVDKYNAPGTILDTKITKKSLKTTLADHGLFSAIIPKTPKSVEVDGSVVGFNFDDELLTVEIIKEDERKNHTVEVQW, from the coding sequence ATGATTTTGAACATGTTTAAAAGTATACTAACCCTATTAGTACTTGCCAATGTCCTGTACTCATGCTCACAAGAAAATATCTTACAAGTGCATGATGGGGAATCAGGAATTAACATATCCTTTAAGGGCATAGACAGGCTTACTGGATTAAAAGTTGCCGGCCCTGCATATGCCAATGAAAGTACGAATCCAATAGATGCAAAGATTGTTGGAGATTTTGTAGCGGTCAGATTAACCACAAAAGGAGATCCAATCAATGGTCCCGAAGAATTCTATGGTTCGTTTTTTGATTCGATTCCAGGATTTGAAAAGGGCATTACCTTGTGGAGATATAAACCTTGGAATGCTTGGACAAAACCAATATTGATCAATGGTCCCGATGAAATTGAAGATTGGGACGTGCAGTTTTTTTATTGGCGATATGATGATGGTCTGTACGGTTCTGTAATGCCCATGAGTGGTAACGGGTATCGAACTACGCTTGGAAAAAAAGATGGGAAATTTGGTGCTAAATCTACAAGTTTAGGACCACCGGAAGCAAATATGGATACCGTTCCGCAAATGCTTATCGGTTTTGGGGATGACCCGTATGAACTGTTCAGATTGCTTTATAAGACAGGAATAACTGAAATGGGTATGCCTGAAAATATGCAGGAAAAGAAACCCTATCCCGAAAGAATGGATTTTATTGGATGGTGTACTTGGAATGCCTCGGATAACGGGAAACAACTAACGGAAGATTTTGTTGTAGAATCGGTCAAAACATTTACCGATAACGATTTTCCTTTGGGATGGGTCATGATCGATGACGGGTGGTTCGACCACAAGAACAGAATGCTGAACTCCTTACGTCCTGATCCCGAGAAATTCCCGAAAGGGTTCACCGCTATGAACAAAAGATTAAAAGAAGAGTGCGGTATTGAAGAAATAGGAGTTTGGCATACGCTTAATGGGTATTGGAACGGCATCAATATTGACTCCGAACTTGGCGAAAAGTATAAGGATGAGTTATTTTCTTGGGAAACAAAACCATGGGCCGTACCATCGGATTCCCTGGATTCAAAAACCTATCATTTTATAAAACCCGATAGCCCTGCATTACCTGAATTTTATCAGGAAATGCACCAATACTTCAAAGACGAAGGCTTTTCTTTTTTAAAAGTAGACAACCAGTTGGTCACAGAGCAAATGGCGCCTAAAAATTATCCTGTATTTACCTTAAGTAAAAAAATGCACAAAGCTCTCTACAATTCTGCTGATGAGTTTTTTGATGGTACCATAATCAACTGTATGAACATGACCGCAGAGGCATACCTAAACTTTGGAACTTCTGCTGTGGCAAGGTCAGTAGAAGATTATTTTCCTGCCGAAGAAGAAAGCGGTGTCGGCTACAAATTACCCTATGGAAATGCTGCGGTTCATTTGGTAATGGGACTCTACAACTCGCTCTATTTTCAACACATGGTGTATCCCGATCTCGACATGTTCGAGTCATACAATCCAGATGGAGAATTTCATGCACTGGCCAGGGCAATGAATAACGGACCTGTTTATATTACGGATAAACCCGGAGAGCAGGATTTTGAAATTCTTCGAAGACTCTGCTATTCCGATGGTCGGCTTATTCGTCCTTCCAAGGCTCTGACCCCAACACAGGATTGTTTGTTCCAAATTCAAGAAGCCAAACCGTTCAAGGCCTTTTCAATGAGTGGCAATGTAGGCTTATTGGGCGTCTGGAACATGGCCGATACTGATACTGTAGAGGGGCAAATTTCCGCCAATGATGTTTATGGTATCGATGGAGATGAATTTATTGTTTATGAGTACTTCTCCAAAATGCATTGGAATCTAAAAAGGGATGATACTCTAGATGTTATGTTATCACGGATGCAGACACAATTATTTTTTATAATCCCCGCCAAAGAAAACGTGGGGGTATTGGGATTGGTCGATAAATACAATGCCCCAGGAACCATTTTGGATACTAAAATCACTAAAAAATCCTTAAAGACTACCCTTGCCGACCATGGATTGTTCAGTGCCATTATCCCCAAGACGCCTAAAAGCGTTGAAGTGGACGGTTCTGTAGTGGGTTTCAACTTTGACGACGAGCTATTGACCGTAGAAATTATCAAAGAAGATGAACGTAAAAACCATACTGTTGAGGTTCAATGGTAA